CTTTTGCCGACCGTGTTTACTTTGACAACGCCACCATCAGCGTCGGCGATGAAAAGGGAATCGTCGCGATCAATAGACATCGCATAAGGACTTGATAAGTTCTTAACGCGCAAAGGATCTAAGGGTGTTCCGTTCAAATCAAAGCGCAGAACTACGTTTGATTCACTTAAATCGATAGCATAAAGATTTTTACGCGAATCAATTGCCAGTCCCATAATCGGAGTGTTCGAAGGCCCAAAAGTTTTCACGTAAGTACCGGCACTATCAAACATATGAATGCCGTTGTTAGATCCCACATAGAATTGTCCTAATGGACCACGCACTACACATTTCGGTGAATTCATTCGTTTCACGTATTTGGTGATGTAACTTCCATCATCCACTTTATATACGATTAAAGAATCCTGTACCCCCAGAAATAGTCGGCCTTTATTTAACGTTAAAGACATTAAATTTCCCAAGTAAGGGGAGCGATGTTCGCTGCCGTCGCGACTCCAGCTTAATGTTCCGGTGTGACTAAAACTTGTGACTCGGCCCTTCGAGCCCATTCGTTCTGCCACGATAAATCCATTGTCGGTTAAGACCATGTCACTGACAGCAGAACCTTTTATTTGGCGAGGCCAATCAAATTTATTAACGAAATTTCCTTTGGAATCAAATTTTTGCAGACTTTCCGTTTTCATGTCGACGACATAAATATTACCGTCGCGATCGACCGTATAGGAAGCAGGCCCTGAAATGACTTCTTTCCCACCCACTGACGAAACGGGATTTCCCGTCAGATCAAACTTGCGAATTTTACTATTGGCGGCTTCATACAAATAAATAAACCCATCACCACCAACCATCGGATTCATGGGCATAGCCCAATTAGGTCCTGCAAAGCTGACAAGCTCGCCTAAAAAAGTTCCATTGAAATCGTATTTGCGCAGGAACTGTTTTGTTGGTGGGTCACTTTCTTGTCCCGTTACATAAATGGCGCCACCATTATCGGCCCACAAACCAGAAATACTGTGAACTTTTTCTGGAATGAAAGAGCGTACGCGTATTCCCTTGGCATTGACGATGTGGATTTCATTTCCATTTGCAGCGAAAATAAAGCGGTCAAAGGACGTAGAGCGCAAGAAGGTTTTGTATTGAGCCGTGAATCCCGGGTCACCTAAAGGAAATGGGCCGGTATTTTCTTCGCCGGGCTTTTGGTTACCAGGATTTAAAAGGTTTCCGTTGTTAGAGCTGCTACCCCAGCAACCGGTCAGCGCGAATAAAAGAAACAGAGAAAGAAGATAAGTAAGGGCTCGATCCATGAACACCATCCTTGTCGTTTTGTCATAATGGTATTACGAGATCTCAGAACTTGGGCACATGGGTTTTAGCAAATACGATAGGTGACACCAGAGTATTTGTTCAGTTTTTAGTCAATGGTGCCAAAGTGACGTTTTACGCACCTTTTCACTCGCTCAAATGCAATCTAAATGTATTTCACACAAGTTCTGTCTCGGTATAAGACTTGCTCTCTAAATTTTTTAGGAGAATCCAAAACATGAGAGTGTCAGTCCTTATTAACTCTAAAGCTGGATCTGTGAATGCAGATCTAGTTGAAGCCAAGGTGCGCGAAGCTTTGTTTCGCTGCGATTTGCGCTTCTGTCGGCCAGAGACATTAGAGGCGATGTGTGACTTTTTGCATGAAGAGCGCTCTCAGAAGACTGATTACATTATTATTTGTGGCGGTGATGGCACCATCAATGTGGCTTTACAATGTTTGATGAAGTGTCGTGATCATTTAACAATTCCACCGATAGCGATTGTTCGTTCAGGAACTGCGAATGATCTTGCCCACGAAATCGGTGTTTCTACACGTATTGATTATGCAGTTCGAAATATCTTTGAAGGCACAATCAAAAATATTGATGTTGTTGAAATCAGTTCCGGTGATCAAAAAAGATTTATGTTAACTAACGGTGGCCTAGGCATGCCGGCCATGGCAGCAGAGTTAGCAAATAAGTTCCGCGCGAATTTGCAAAAGCTTGCAAACAATCCCAAGTCCGCCGCCGCTTATAAATTCCTTGCACAAAAAAGCTATCACGCCGTGAAGCGCATGGGTCCAGGTGTATATTCAATGATGACAGCAGAAGCGATTCGCACGTGGAATCCTGAAGGCTGGGGACTTGAAGTTGAAATTCCAGGTAAAGTGAACGTTGAAACAAATTCGCCCATAGTGTTGATCAATAACCAGCAAAGTATCGGAGGAAGTTTCACACCTGCTCCATACACTTCGAACACCGATGGAACAGTGAACCTGCTTCTTTCTGAGACAAGAAATATTCCTGAGCACACATTGGCCGCTTACCATATTCGTAAGGGAAGTGTTGATAAGTACTCAGCCTTTAAAACATTTGAACTTAAAGAGTTCAGACTAAAGAGCCAGAATCCCCGCCGCGCTTTGACTTTTTTTGGGGATGGCGAGATCCTTCTAAAAGACGTTCAGGAACTATCAGTCCGCTGTATTCACAGAGGGCTGCCTGTGATGGTCAGACAATAAGAAACCACTGGTAATTTTTGGAGGTCCTTTGTGACCAAACCGCGCATCCTCGTCACAGGGGGCACCGGATTTCTTGGCAAACGAGTTATCCCATTACTTCGTGAAAAATTCGAAGTGGACGTGTTGTCTCGTTCTGGCAAGACGGAAGTCCAGGGCGATCTGACTCATTGGAATGCGGGTTTAGATTTTAATTCCCTTAGAGATAAGAACTACCAAATGTTTATCCATATGGCAGGTCTGTATGATTTGACCGCCTCTTACGTGGATTGTTTTCAGCACAACATCGCTAGTATGGGAACGGCCTTAAAAGTAGCCGATGCTTTGGGAATTCCCTTTTTCTTAAATACCAGCACTGTCGCCGCCGGGGTGAATTCTAGTCTAACTTCTGTAAAACCCAACGATCGAAATTTTTCTAAGCCTTTTCCAGATCCTTATTCAGAGTCCAAAGCCTTAGGTGAACAGCTTTTAAATAATTGGGCAGCAAAATCCATTCAAGGCAGAATTAATTTACGTCTTGGTGTCTTAGTTGGTGATACAAAGCAAGGTACTATTGAAAGGGTCGATGGACCTTATCATGCGCCAGAAGCCTTTAAAAAGATCCGCAGACTGATTGAAAGTATTCCGACGGCTTTGATTTTGCCTGGCAAAGAAGACACGCGTTTGCCAATAGTGCCCGTGGATAAAGCCGCTGAAGCCATTGTGAAATTTGCTGAATGGTCTTTAATCACAAAACCCCAAGGTTACCACAGCTATCACATCACGCCGACCTATGGGTTAGGAGTGAAGGACTTCTATATTTCAGCCCTGAAGTATCAGGCTATTCCCCATAATGGGATTGTCTTAGTCGATCAGATTCATGAAGCGTTGATTTTAAAAGCTTCAAATTTGGTTGCTAAATTTCCTGAAGAAGAACTGTATTACCTGATGAACTTTCCAGTGTATGAAACCAATGACACTAGAAAAGTTTTAGGCGAAAACTGGTGCCCTGAATTTAAAGAATATGAATCCACTTTCTGGAGCGGCTATGAAGCATTCGTATCGCATCGCTGAGATCAGCTTTGGCCGACCGCACTGGGACGTGGCCTATGAGTTTGAATTCGAGGGCAATCACTTTGAAGTGCAACGCTTTGGTGCGAATTTTTCAGTGGATGCTGTTCGTCGCTATATTGAAACTTTAAGAAACCAAGTGGATGCGTTTGCTTTAACTAGTTTGCCGCCAGTGATTAAACTAGATCAGAAAAGTTATGTGCATCGCCAGTACTTAGAAATCATGGGCATTCCTTGTCCAGTTCCATTGTGTGATGGAACCGGGCTTCGCGAAATTGCCAATATCAATTCATTAATTAAAAATATCGATTCAGGAATCATTCAGCCGGAACGGGGAACTTTCTTTCCTTCAGCTGTATTTTCAACAGAACTAGAAGAATACATCCGCGAACGCTATCGTAAATCCGTTTATATCGGCGATGCTTATTCACTTTTGGGTGTGCCATGGTTGATTCAACCTTTTCCGGGATTGATGACCCTTTCGAAGTT
This is a stretch of genomic DNA from Bdellovibrio reynosensis. It encodes these proteins:
- a CDS encoding SDR family oxidoreductase — encoded protein: MTKPRILVTGGTGFLGKRVIPLLREKFEVDVLSRSGKTEVQGDLTHWNAGLDFNSLRDKNYQMFIHMAGLYDLTASYVDCFQHNIASMGTALKVADALGIPFFLNTSTVAAGVNSSLTSVKPNDRNFSKPFPDPYSESKALGEQLLNNWAAKSIQGRINLRLGVLVGDTKQGTIERVDGPYHAPEAFKKIRRLIESIPTALILPGKEDTRLPIVPVDKAAEAIVKFAEWSLITKPQGYHSYHITPTYGLGVKDFYISALKYQAIPHNGIVLVDQIHEALILKASNLVAKFPEEELYYLMNFPVYETNDTRKVLGENWCPEFKEYESTFWSGYEAFVSHR
- a CDS encoding NHL repeat-containing protein yields the protein MDRALTYLLSLFLLFALTGCWGSSSNNGNLLNPGNQKPGEENTGPFPLGDPGFTAQYKTFLRSTSFDRFIFAANGNEIHIVNAKGIRVRSFIPEKVHSISGLWADNGGAIYVTGQESDPPTKQFLRKYDFNGTFLGELVSFAGPNWAMPMNPMVGGDGFIYLYEAANSKIRKFDLTGNPVSSVGGKEVISGPASYTVDRDGNIYVVDMKTESLQKFDSKGNFVNKFDWPRQIKGSAVSDMVLTDNGFIVAERMGSKGRVTSFSHTGTLSWSRDGSEHRSPYLGNLMSLTLNKGRLFLGVQDSLIVYKVDDGSYITKYVKRMNSPKCVVRGPLGQFYVGSNNGIHMFDSAGTYVKTFGPSNTPIMGLAIDSRKNLYAIDLSESNVVLRFDLNGTPLDPLRVKNLSSPYAMSIDRDDSLFIADADGGVVKVNTVGKSATEFSSGNNFTSPAGITVAKDGSVIVMDLENGVTVGKKFSSSGQLISTFGKNQLSTALGVATSRTGKIFVPDATNHKVMVYDKDGTFLTSFGSKGEGLDKLNQPLGIYIDPEDNIFVADGANHVVKKYRENGSPMMW
- a CDS encoding diacylglycerol/lipid kinase family protein, with the protein product MRVSVLINSKAGSVNADLVEAKVREALFRCDLRFCRPETLEAMCDFLHEERSQKTDYIIICGGDGTINVALQCLMKCRDHLTIPPIAIVRSGTANDLAHEIGVSTRIDYAVRNIFEGTIKNIDVVEISSGDQKRFMLTNGGLGMPAMAAELANKFRANLQKLANNPKSAAAYKFLAQKSYHAVKRMGPGVYSMMTAEAIRTWNPEGWGLEVEIPGKVNVETNSPIVLINNQQSIGGSFTPAPYTSNTDGTVNLLLSETRNIPEHTLAAYHIRKGSVDKYSAFKTFELKEFRLKSQNPRRALTFFGDGEILLKDVQELSVRCIHRGLPVMVRQ